Proteins co-encoded in one Ziziphus jujuba cultivar Dongzao chromosome 9, ASM3175591v1 genomic window:
- the LOC107427089 gene encoding aspartate--tRNA ligase, chloroplastic/mitochondrial, giving the protein MTLFFRAFPLIPFRPKPPFSLSFHVFLKPFFPKPLIPLNTTLFSVSASASSPTPPTPSSSSSSSSSSSTETVFPTSKLSVPTLNWVSRTGFCGQLSADDVGKRVRLCGWVALHRVHGGLTFLNLRDHTGTVQVTTLPDEFPDAHSTINDLRLEYVIAVEGVVRSRPSESVNKKMKTGFIEIAAEQVQVLNALKSKLPFLVTTADDAKDSVKEEIRLRYRCLDLRRQQMNYNIMLRHKVVKLIRRYLEDVHDFVEIETPILSRSTPEGARDYLVPSRIQPGTFYALPQSPQLFKQMLMVSGFDKYYQIARCFRDEDLRADRQPEFTQLDMELAFTPFEDMLMLNEELIRKVFLEISGVHLPNPFPRLTYAEATSRYGSDRPDTRFDLELQDVSDIFADSPFRVFSDTLRNGGIIKVLCVPSGAESYSNTALKKGDIYNEALKSGAKGLPFLKVLNDGELEGIPALVSSLDPTKKEMLLRHCSAGPGDLLLFAVGHHASVNKTLDRLRLFVAHELGLVDNSRHSILWVTDFPMFEWNELEQRLEALHHPFTAPKPEDMDDLSSARALAYDMVYNGVEIGGGSLRIYKREVQQKVLEIIGISSEEAEGKFGYLLEALDMGAPPHGGIAFGLDRLVMLLAGANSIRDVIAFPKTTTAQCALTRAPSEVDPQQLKDLSFKTH; this is encoded by the exons ATGACCCTTTTCTTTAGAGCTTTTCCTCTCATACCCTTCCGCCCCAAGCCTCCATTCTCTCTGTCTTTCCACGTATTTCTCAAGCCCTTTTTCCCAAAACCACTTATTCCTTTAAACACAACTCTTTTCTCTGTCTCCGCTTCTGCTTCATCTCCTACCCCACCaactccttcttcttcttcttcttcttcttcttcttcttccactgAAACGGTTTTTCCCACTTCCAAGCTCTCAGTTCCCACGCTCAATTGGGTCAGCCGAACCGGGTTCTGCGGTCAATTGTCTGCTGACGACGTTGGCAAACGGGTGCGTCTTTGCGGGTGGGTTGCTCTTCATCGGGTCCATGGTGGCCTTACTTTTCTCAATCTTAGAGACCACACCGGCACTGTGCAG GTCACGACTCTTCCCGATGAGTTTCCCGATGCCCATTCTACTATTAATGACTTGAGGCTTGAGTATGTGATTGCCGTGGAAGGTGTTGTGAGGTCGCGGCCGAGCGAGTCAgtcaataagaaaatgaaaaccgGATTTATAGAG ATTGCAGCTGAGCAAGTTCAAGTGCTGAATGCTTTGAAATCAAAGTTGCCATTCTTGGTTACCACTGCAGATGATGCAAAAGATTCTGTTAAAGAGGAGATCCGTTTAAG ATATCGATGTCTTGATTTGCGCCGCCAACAAATGAATTACAATATAATGCTTCGTCATAAAGTTGTAAAACTCATTCGAAGATACCTAGAGGATGTACATGACTTTGTGGAG ATTGAGACTCCAATACTCTCTAGATCTACTCCTGAAGGTGCCCGGGATTATTTGGTGCCCTCAAGGATTCAG CCAGGAACATTTTATGCTTTGCCTCAAAGTCCACAATTGTTCAAGCAAATGTTAATGGTTTCTGGTTTTGATAAATACTACCAAATTGCTAG ATGCTTCCGGGATGAAGATTTGAGAGCGGATAGACAACCTGAATTCACACAGCTTGATATGGAACTTGCTTTTACTCCTTTTGAGGACATGCTGATGCTCAATGAGGAATTGATTAGAAAG GTTTTTCTGGAGATTAGCGGCGTGCATCTACCAAACCCTTTCCCTAGGCTTACATATGCTGAGGCAACGAGTCGGTATGGTTCGGACAGGCCAGATACTAGATTTGATCTTGAGTTACAAGAC GTGTCTGATATATTTGCAGATTCTCCCTTCAGGGTTTTTTCAGATACATTGAGAAATGGGGGAATTATCAAAGTGCTATGTGTGCCCTCAGGTGCTGAAAGCTATTCAAATACCGCTCTCAAGAAAGGTGATATTTACAATGAAGCACTCAAATCTGGAGCAAAAGGTTTACCTTTCCTGAAGGTCCTAAATGATG GAGAACTTGAGGGAATTCCTGCATTAGTATCTAGTTTGGATCCAACAAAAAAAGAGATGTTGCTCAGGCATTGTTCTGCCGGACCAGGAGATCTTCTCTTGTTTGCAGTGGGCCATCATGCATCAGTTAATAAAACATTGGATCGACTTAGGTTATTTGTAGCACATGAGCTCGGTTTGGTGGACAAC TCCAGGCATTCAATTCTATGGGTGACTGATTTCCCAATGTTTGAGTGGAATGAGTTGGAGCAAAGGCTTGAG GCCTTGCATCATCCCTTCACTGCCCCAAAGCCTGAAGACATGGATGATCTTTCATCTGCTCGTGCCTTGGCTTATGACATGGTTTACAATGGAGTAGAG ATCGGTGGGGGAAGTTTGAGAATTTATAAACGAGAGGTCCAACAAAAGGTTTTGGAGATCATTGGCATCTCCTCTGAAGAG GCTGAAGGGAAGTTTGGCTATCTTCTGGAGGCATTAGACATGGGTGCTCCTCCACATG GAGGAATTGCTTTTGGATTGGATAGATTAGTTATGTTGTTGGCTGGTGCTAATTCCATCAGGGATGTCATAGCTTTCCCAAAGACGACAACTGCACAATGTGCCCTCACTCGAGCACCATCGGAGGTTGATCCTCAGCAACTAAAAGATTTGTCTTTTAAAACTCATTGA